In Deltaproteobacteria bacterium, the genomic stretch CCTGTAAAAAAATCGGCTTCAGGAGAGGCCAGAAAGGCCACCAGTCCGGCGATTTCATCTACCTCACCCATTCGTTTCAGAGGGGTTTTTTTAAGGACATAGTCAGCAAAGCCTTCAGGAAGACCTTGCAGCATAGGAGTTTCTATGTAGCCCGGGGCAATGATATTGACCCGGATATTATATTTGGCGACTTCCTGGGCCAGGGTCCGGCCCATCATGTTCACCCCTCCTTTGGAGGTGCTGTAATGAAGAGATCCTGGTGTCGGGGTTAAGGAAGCCACTGAACTGAACAGGATGAGACGTCCGGTCTGATGTTCTTTCATCCAGCGCACCGCTTCCCGGCAGCAAAAAAACATGCCGTCCAGATTGACGGCCATCATCCGGCGCCATTCGGCATCATCCATTTCTTCAATGGGCAGGGTCTGACCGAGAATGGCTGCGGTATTGACCATCAGATCCAAACGGCCGGTTTGTTCCCTCAAGGAAACAAAGAGATCGCTGACGGACCGGCTGCTGGACACATCCACTTTAAAAGCCCCGGCCTGGCCCTCCTTATCTATTATGGCCTTAACCGTTTCCTCGGCGGCCTTTAGATCGAAGTCGGCAACAAAAATCCGGACACCCAGGTTACCCAGGGCCTCAGCCGCAGCCCGGCCCATACCGGAGCCGCCTCCTATCACCAGGGCCGATTCTATTTTTTTTGTTTTCATTAAAAAATTTCGGGTTTACATAAAAAGCTGAAAGGTGAACCATCTGTCAGGAATCTACTAATATCCGTTCCATCCTGTCAAGAAAAAAATGGACGGGATGATTTATTTCAGGAGGGGGCAATCCCATCCATGACCAATTGAATAGCCTCGTTCAAGAGTGGTTTGGGAAATTCCGCCGGTGGAAATGATTTCCAGACCAACCACTTCAGACCGATCATGTGATTAAACCCCATAAGGGACCGGGCCAGGAAATCCACCGGGAGATCCCGAATTTCCCCTTTCTTTATCCCCTTCTTCAGGCCGGAAATGTATCCTTCCGCCAACTTTTTATAATACCACATACCCATCTCCTGGCCGACCGTTTCGCTTTCGGCAATCACCCGGTAAATCGGGCTGTGGAGCCGCAGAAAGCGGAAAAAGGTCAACATCCCCTCCCGTTCTTTATCCCGTCGATCCTCAAGGCCTTCGGTGGCTAATTTTAATGTCCGGCGCAATTCCCGACTCAGGTAGCGGACAAAGCCTTCAAGGAGATCCCGCTTGCTCTTAAAATGGATGTAAAAGGTTCCCTGGGCCACGCCGGCCAGCCGGGTAATCTCGGAAATGTTGGTCCTGTTAAAACCATGCTGGCCGAAAACCTTCTCTGCGGCCTGAAAAATGGCCCGCTTGGTCGAATGGTCCTGGGCGGAATCCTCCTGAGGGCCGAGCAGGGCCGTCAGTTTTTCCGGGAAGGCGGAAAGCGCCAGGTCCAGGGGCCTGCCCCAGGGCTTGGGACCACTGATACCCTTTCGGAGCAGGTCCAGGGTCCAATGCAGCAGTTGATCGGTTTTGTGCATTTTGCCCTCCGGTTTCCAGTCCAGCAAGTGAAAATAGACGATCCCCAAAAGGCCGTAAGCGATCAGGTTGGGATCCAGAGGACGTATAAATCCCATGCCCATTTCTTTTCGAAAGAATCTTCGGTAAAAGCGGGTGATGGAATCGTAATATCCGATGGTCACCGGATCAATCAGTTCGAATTCGCCGAGCATCCGGTGAAAATAAAAATGAGCGGAAAGGTGATTGAAAAGGAGCCGGACTACCTGGGCCAGACGTTCTTCGGGGCCTTTATTCTCCGTTGACAGGGCGTTGGCCTGCTCCCAAAACCGGGCGATGATCAGGTCGCTCAGTTCCTGAAAGATTTGTTCCTTGTTTTTGAAATACTGATAAAAGGTCCCCATGGAAACCCCGCTGCGACGAGTAATCTCAGAGACCGATGAGCTGTAATAACCCGTGTCTTTGAAGACTTCCTGGGCCGTATCCAATATGGCCGTCCGGGTGGCTATCCCTTTGGGGGTATGGGAACGTCCGGTTTTTGTTTTTTCAGTCCGTTTGGGCATAAGGTTATTTATAACTCCTGAATCATCTCTCATATAGCTTCAAAAACTCAAGAGAGTCAACAAGAAAAATTCTTTTTTTTCACTTGACACTTTGTTTTTACTTTTATATACACTGTTCATTATTACTAAACTGGGTTTAGATGCTGTGTAAATCAATACTTTTTAAGCTGATCAACCCATTGCGGGATACTTAATGATCATTCAATCGGTTTGGCACGCACTTATCATTTTTTCTCTCTTCTCACGCCAAAAAACCCAGGTCGGCATAACCGAGGTCAGCCAAACCCTTGGCGTGACCAAGGGAGCGGCCCACAACCTGGTGACGACCCTGGTTCGTGGCGGTTTTCTTTTTCAGGACCCCGAGACCAAAAAATATAAGCTGGGCTTGAAGATTTTCGAAATCGGCATGTTGCAGCCCCAGATCCAGTACCTCAACCAACAGGCCATAGGACCGATTACGGAATTATCTCACAGTCATACGGTGGTCACGCGGGTGGCCCTCTGGGACAATGACGCGGTATTGGTCACCTGGACCAACTATCCGCCGAACCGGCCGGAGATGTCTAATTCGGTCGGTCCCCGGTTACGGGCCCATTCCACGGCCCTGGGAAAATGCATCCTGGCCCATCTGCCAAGCGCCGATCTGGAAAAATTCCTTAGCAATAACAAGCTGACGGGCTTCACAAACGGTACTATCACAGACGAGGCTTCCTTTCGTCAGGAAATCGAGGGCATAGCAAAAAAAGGCTACGCCCTGGACCGGGAAGAGTCTTTGCTGGGGCTGGTCTGTATGGGGGCACCGGTTTTTGACAACAACAGCGAGGTGTTGGGGGCTGTCAGCCTTTCCGGTTCTCCTGAAAAAATCCAGGATGAGACGCGTCTGCCCATCCTGGCCAGGGATCTGCTACGGACCGCGGAAAGAATATCGGTGGCCCTGGGTTATTCGCCCATGTCCGATACGGTCCGTGGCCATGGGCGGGGATAGGCAACGTTCCTGGATTGGGTTTCAAGTTTAATGTCCCAGGTTTCAAGTTTGAAAAAGGTTAAGGGGCAATAGGCTATGGGCGAAGAAAAAATCTTAAAGAGGATTGGCGAGGATTCTCATGCGCGTATTCGGAGCTAATGAATTGGTCAGCGAGGTGCAAAGGGGGGGCCTTTGCATCGGCTGTGGGGCTTGCGTCGATCTATGCCCCTATTTCCGCAACCACCGCGGCCGGACCGTCCAGTTATTTTCCTGCCAGCTTCCCCAGGGGCGTTGTTACGCCGCCTGCCCCAAGGCCGAAGTTGACCTGGACGAATTGGCGGAAAAGAATTGGAACCAGCCCTACCAGGGCGCTCCTGGCGGCAAGTACGAGCAGGTCCTGGCAGCCAAAGCGGGCGTCGGGATGCCCTCCGGGGCCTTCCAGGGAGGGGGTACAGTCTCCGCCCTGATGGTCCAGGCTTTCAATCAGGGACTCATAGAGGCAGCGGTGCTCACGGGTCAGGATGAAAACGGCCCCTTACCGGTTATGGCCGAAAGTCCGGAAGAGATCCTGGCTTGCGCCTCCTCCAAGTTCAATGCCGCCCCTACCCTGTCGATCTTAAACCGGGCCGCCGCCGCCGGCCGCCGCAACCTGGGTCTGGTAGGCACCCCCTGCCAGGTAACGGCCCTGGCCAAGATACGTTCCAACCCCCTGGGCCGGGATGATTTCGTCAACCCGGTTTCTTTAGTCATCGGGCTTTTTTGCAACTGGTCTCTGGATCAGCGGGCGCTCAGGGCCTTCCTGGCAAGGCGCCTGGACCTGGCCCGGATCAGGGGCATGGATATTCCTCCGCCGCCGGCCAATCTGCTGCGGGTGGATATGGGAGAGGAGATTTTAGAGATACCGCTGGATGAGATACGGGCTTTCATCCCTGATACCTGCGGCCTCTGTCCGGATATGACCTCCGAATGGGCAGACCTCTCGGTTGGCATGTTCGAAGGCCGGCCCGGCTGGAACACCCTTATAGTCCGCACGGAGCAAGGGCGCAGGCTGTTGGAGAAGGCTGTGGCCTCGGAACTGCTGTTGGTCGAGCCCATGCCGGCAGCCCATTTAGGACATTTACTGGAAGCAGCCGCCGGCAAAAAACGCCGGGCCTTCCAGACCATCCGGCAGCGGGGGTTGGTGAACCCCACGGACCAGTCGGTCCGGGCCATGCTGCGGCTTTCGCCGGAGGTCCTGGAGAGGATAACCGGGCCAGAGAACGGAGGAAGCCATGTCTGACATCATCCAGGGCCGGGCAGGAGAAATCCGCCTGTTCCAGGGCAACGAGGCCATTGCCCGGGGGGCACTGGAGGCCGGCGTCAACGTGGTCGCCGCCTATCCTGGCACCCCTTCTTCGGAGATACCGGAAACCCTGGCCAGGGTGGCTGCCGAACGGGGGCTCTATGTGGAATGGTCCGTAAACGAAAAAGTGGCCCTGGAGGTTGCGGCCGCCGCCAGTTATAGCGGCCTGCGCTCCTTGTCTGCCATGAAGCAGGTAGGAGTGAATGTGGCCTCCGATTTCTTGTTGCATCTGGCCCAATACGGCACCCGGGGCGCCATGATACTAATCTCCTGCGAAGACCCGGGCGCCCTGTCCAGCTCCAATGAGGGCGACTCCCGCCACTATGCGCGCCTGATGGAATTTCCCATGCTCGAACCGGGCGATTTCCAGGAAGCCCTGGAGATTACGAAATGGGCCTTTGATCTATCCGAGACCCTTAAGACCGTGGTGATGGTCCGTAGCGTCACCCGCCTGTCCCATGCCAGCGGCAATGTACGGCTGGGCGAGCTGCCGGAGCTTAAGGTACCCAAGGCCTGTTTCCATTTCCAGGGTCCCCTACTGGACCAGATGGAAGGCCCGGTGACCAATGAACCTCCTTCGATTGCTCCTTTGCGCCGCCGGACCCAGGAAAAACTCAAGCAGGCGGCGGAAATTTTCGAGACCTCCCCCTTCAACACTTACAGTGGACCGCTGCAGCCGGAACTGCTGGTCATCACCAGTTCTACTTGTAACTTGTATTGTCAGGAGGCGATTCATCTGCTCGGGGCAGGTTCCCGGGTGGGCCTTCTGAAACTGGCCACCACCTGGCCCCTGCCGTCCGGCTTACTGAAAAGGCATCTTAAGATCTGTGGCCAGGTCCTGGTGGTGGAGGACCTGCAACCCTTCCTGGAGGAGAATGTCAAAGTCCTGGCCGCCGAGGCGGCGGCCGAAATAGGGCCTAAGGCCTTCCACGGCAAGCGCAATAACTGTTTACCTACGGTGGGTGAGATCACTCCGGACCTGGTTATGGGAGCCTTGGGTCGTCTGTTAGGGGTAGATACCCGGTTGTCCTTCCAGGATTACCAAGAAGCGGTCAGCCAGGAAGTGACGCCCTTTATCCCACCGCGGATGATGACCTTCTGCCCCGGTTGTCCCCACCGGGCCTCCTATTGGTCCATACACAATGCCCTGGCCCTGGATGATCGCCAAGGCTTTGTCTGCGGCGACATCGGCTGTTACGCCCTGGGCACTATGCAGGCCGGCTTCAATACCGTTAAGACCGTGCACGCCATGGGATCAGGCTCGGGCCTGGCCTCGGGGTTCGGACGGTTGGAGGCCTTTGGTCTGGAACAGCCGGTGCTGGCAGTCTGCGGCGATTCCACCTTCTTTCATGCCGCGCTGCCGTCCCTTGTCAACGCCGTGCACAACCGGTGCAATGCCATCTTTGTGATAATGGATAACAGCGGCACGGCTATGACCGGATTCCAGCCCCACCCCGGCAGCCCCACCGATGCTACCGGCCATCCCGCACCGGCCATGGACATTGCGGCTATATGCCGAAGCATGGGTGCCCAGGTGCAGGTCGGCGATCCTTTTGATCTTTTAGAAACCCAGCGGGAACTTCTGACCATGCTGGAGAGCCCTCCAGGGGTGAAGGTCCTGGTTCTGCGTCAGGCCTGCGCCTTAAGTCCCCAGAAAAAAGGTAAAAAGAATTTCGAGGTCTTTGTAGACCCCCTTTTATGCCTGGGTGATTCCTGCGGCTGCAACCGACTTTGCACCAGGGCCTTCCGCTGTCCGGCCCTGACCTGGGACAAAACAGCCCACAAAACCCGGGTGGATGAGGTCCTCTGCGCCGGCTGCGGGGTCTGTGTCTCTATCTGCCCCCAAGGGGCCATTCAAAAGAAGGAGGCCGCCTGAATTGGAAAAAACCAATGAGACCCCTGACCCTTACAACCTGATTATCACCGGCGTGGGAGGACAGGGGAACGTTCTGGCCTCCAAGGTGTTGGCCAACATTCTGGTAAACCGGGGATTGCATGTGACGATAGGGGAGACTTTCGGGGCCTCCCAGCGCGGCGGTTCGGTAATGAGTCATCTCCGCATCTCTCAGAACCGGGCCTGGTCGCCGTTGATACCAGCGGGTCGGGGTCACCTGATCATAGGCCTGGAACCGATCGAGTCGCTCCGGGTTCTGGCCCCTTACGGAAATCCCGGGATCATGGTAATCGCCAACGCCAGACCGGTGCAGCCCATCGGGGTCATCTGCGGTGATCAGGAGTACCCCGCCATGGACCGGATTGAAACCTGGCTGAAAAAATTCAGCCGCCGCTATTGGCTCTTACCCGCCACAGAGGAGGCGATGAAACTGGGATCACCCATTCTGGCCAATATCATATTGATCGGGGCTTTGGCCGGCACCGGGGAGGTGTCCATGGAGCGGCGGGAGTTCGCCGAGACGATCGCCGCCATTATGCCGGAAAACAAACTGGACATTAACCTGAAGGCCTTTGATCTGGGGCGGGAAATGGTGACTTGAAAATCCTCTGTTACGAGTTACGAGTTGATAGAGAAAAGAGTGAGTTTGCTTAACCCTTCAGCGATATTTTTTCCGTATCTCGTCATTCCGGCGAAAGCCGGAATCCAGTATTTTTACATGGTTACCTATGACCTGGATTCCCGCCTGCGCGGGAATGACGAGTTTTTACGAATCCCGAATTAATAACATTCATTCAAAAATATTACAAAAAGGAGGGCTTTTAAGATGAAGAATCATGGAGTAAAATTTTTTCTTACCGTGGTGTTGTTGGTTTGTTTCGCTGTTCCGGCTTTTCCCGCAGAACCGGTGTTCAAGTTGAAGTATGCCAGTTTTATGCCGCCCACCCATCCCATCGCCCAATTGTCCGATCAATGGTGCAAAGAGCTGGAAAAGAGGACCAACGGCCGGATCAAGACCTCTTTTTTCCCGGCCGGCACCCTGGTCACCGCCAATCAAACCTATGATGGGGTCGTTAAAGGCATCGTCGATATCGGTTGGAGCATCATGACCTACACGCCGGGCCGGATGCCCCTTTCCGAGGTTATCGTCCTTCCCCTGGGATACAAAACCGGGGGCCAGGCCACCAGGATGGCCAATGCCTTCTATCAAAAATTCAAACCAAAGGAATATGACGACGTAAAAGTCTTCTATCTCCACGCCCACGGGCCGGGGGCCTTCCATACCAAAGCGCCGGTCAACAAAATCGAAGACCTGAAGGGCTTAAGGATCAAGAGCGATGCCAACACCTCCAAGGTAGTCACCGCGGCCGGGGCCACCCCCACCACCATGCCCATGCTGGAGACCTACGATGCCCTGAAGCGCGGCCTGGCCGACGGGGTACTCCTCCCCATAGAAACT encodes the following:
- a CDS encoding SDR family oxidoreductase; translated protein: MKTKKIESALVIGGGSGMGRAAAEALGNLGVRIFVADFDLKAAEETVKAIIDKEGQAGAFKVDVSSSRSVSDLFVSLREQTGRLDLMVNTAAILGQTLPIEEMDDAEWRRMMAVNLDGMFFCCREAVRWMKEHQTGRLILFSSVASLTPTPGSLHYSTSKGGVNMMGRTLAQEVAKYNIRVNIIAPGYIETPMLQGLPEGFADYVLKKTPLKRMGEVDEIAGLVAFLASPEADFFTGQVFSPNGGWVI
- a CDS encoding TetR/AcrR family transcriptional regulator, whose protein sequence is MPKRTEKTKTGRSHTPKGIATRTAILDTAQEVFKDTGYYSSSVSEITRRSGVSMGTFYQYFKNKEQIFQELSDLIIARFWEQANALSTENKGPEERLAQVVRLLFNHLSAHFYFHRMLGEFELIDPVTIGYYDSITRFYRRFFRKEMGMGFIRPLDPNLIAYGLLGIVYFHLLDWKPEGKMHKTDQLLHWTLDLLRKGISGPKPWGRPLDLALSAFPEKLTALLGPQEDSAQDHSTKRAIFQAAEKVFGQHGFNRTNISEITRLAGVAQGTFYIHFKSKRDLLEGFVRYLSRELRRTLKLATEGLEDRRDKEREGMLTFFRFLRLHSPIYRVIAESETVGQEMGMWYYKKLAEGYISGLKKGIKKGEIRDLPVDFLARSLMGFNHMIGLKWLVWKSFPPAEFPKPLLNEAIQLVMDGIAPS
- a CDS encoding IclR family transcriptional regulator; translated protein: MIIQSVWHALIIFSLFSRQKTQVGITEVSQTLGVTKGAAHNLVTTLVRGGFLFQDPETKKYKLGLKIFEIGMLQPQIQYLNQQAIGPITELSHSHTVVTRVALWDNDAVLVTWTNYPPNRPEMSNSVGPRLRAHSTALGKCILAHLPSADLEKFLSNNKLTGFTNGTITDEASFRQEIEGIAKKGYALDREESLLGLVCMGAPVFDNNSEVLGAVSLSGSPEKIQDETRLPILARDLLRTAERISVALGYSPMSDTVRGHGRG
- a CDS encoding Coenzyme F420 hydrogenase/dehydrogenase, beta subunit C-terminal domain → MRVFGANELVSEVQRGGLCIGCGACVDLCPYFRNHRGRTVQLFSCQLPQGRCYAACPKAEVDLDELAEKNWNQPYQGAPGGKYEQVLAAKAGVGMPSGAFQGGGTVSALMVQAFNQGLIEAAVLTGQDENGPLPVMAESPEEILACASSKFNAAPTLSILNRAAAAGRRNLGLVGTPCQVTALAKIRSNPLGRDDFVNPVSLVIGLFCNWSLDQRALRAFLARRLDLARIRGMDIPPPPANLLRVDMGEEILEIPLDEIRAFIPDTCGLCPDMTSEWADLSVGMFEGRPGWNTLIVRTEQGRRLLEKAVASELLLVEPMPAAHLGHLLEAAAGKKRRAFQTIRQRGLVNPTDQSVRAMLRLSPEVLERITGPENGGSHV
- a CDS encoding 4Fe-4S binding protein; this encodes MSDIIQGRAGEIRLFQGNEAIARGALEAGVNVVAAYPGTPSSEIPETLARVAAERGLYVEWSVNEKVALEVAAAASYSGLRSLSAMKQVGVNVASDFLLHLAQYGTRGAMILISCEDPGALSSSNEGDSRHYARLMEFPMLEPGDFQEALEITKWAFDLSETLKTVVMVRSVTRLSHASGNVRLGELPELKVPKACFHFQGPLLDQMEGPVTNEPPSIAPLRRRTQEKLKQAAEIFETSPFNTYSGPLQPELLVITSSTCNLYCQEAIHLLGAGSRVGLLKLATTWPLPSGLLKRHLKICGQVLVVEDLQPFLEENVKVLAAEAAAEIGPKAFHGKRNNCLPTVGEITPDLVMGALGRLLGVDTRLSFQDYQEAVSQEVTPFIPPRMMTFCPGCPHRASYWSIHNALALDDRQGFVCGDIGCYALGTMQAGFNTVKTVHAMGSGSGLASGFGRLEAFGLEQPVLAVCGDSTFFHAALPSLVNAVHNRCNAIFVIMDNSGTAMTGFQPHPGSPTDATGHPAPAMDIAAICRSMGAQVQVGDPFDLLETQRELLTMLESPPGVKVLVLRQACALSPQKKGKKNFEVFVDPLLCLGDSCGCNRLCTRAFRCPALTWDKTAHKTRVDEVLCAGCGVCVSICPQGAIQKKEAA
- a CDS encoding indolepyruvate oxidoreductase subunit beta gives rise to the protein MRSSAPAAGSVSLSAPKGPFKRRRPPELEKTNETPDPYNLIITGVGGQGNVLASKVLANILVNRGLHVTIGETFGASQRGGSVMSHLRISQNRAWSPLIPAGRGHLIIGLEPIESLRVLAPYGNPGIMVIANARPVQPIGVICGDQEYPAMDRIETWLKKFSRRYWLLPATEEAMKLGSPILANIILIGALAGTGEVSMERREFAETIAAIMPENKLDINLKAFDLGREMVT
- a CDS encoding TRAP transporter substrate-binding protein: MKNHGVKFFLTVVLLVCFAVPAFPAEPVFKLKYASFMPPTHPIAQLSDQWCKELEKRTNGRIKTSFFPAGTLVTANQTYDGVVKGIVDIGWSIMTYTPGRMPLSEVIVLPLGYKTGGQATRMANAFYQKFKPKEYDDVKVFYLHAHGPGAFHTKAPVNKIEDLKGLRIKSDANTSKVVTAAGATPTTMPMLETYDALKRGLADGVLLPIETLKGWKFGEVCKYSYINHGASYSNGFFIAMNKEKWNALPKDIQQIIDKLNEEWFEKQANLWTWVDEDGLEFAKKTGQKLTYAGPAEEAKMHERMKPLLDAYVKSMKEKGLPGEEALKFCLDYLKTAPAK